In Candidatus Zixiibacteriota bacterium, the following proteins share a genomic window:
- a CDS encoding B12-binding domain-containing radical SAM protein, which produces MRILLITPSLDKERSRFLRTPQLTLGVISALTPAEIEVDTVDEEIEQVNFDKHYDLVGISCMTAAAPRAYQLSSVFREKGAKVVLGGIHPTVMPQEAITHCDCVVIGEAEGCWSELLEDFRQNRLKKFYRSFDFDLAKFPIPKLNHNHTPFHVSPILCTRGCPYDCEFCSVTGLYGKKFRHRLIPDIVKEIATRGGKKFFFLDDNIIGDVKFAKELFTALSDLRIRWVGQASISLVKDKALLELAEKSGCAGLFIGIESVSSHNLKRLRKSPNNAEEYSQAIKIIQDQGILFDASLVFGFDDDDKSIFEKTLDFLDKNRVAIATFNILTPYPGTAIFERFKKEGRLLSQNWQDYNHRTVVFRPKNMSPEELAEGFLWSGRNFYTKASIFTRFFHNFTHPLIYFSVNWGIRNGFKNKKVEDFLPHPSLIGPVPCAPDTKILS; this is translated from the coding sequence TTGAGAACGCCTCAGCTTACCCTGGGTGTCATCTCTGCCTTGACTCCGGCTGAGATAGAGGTAGATACGGTTGATGAGGAGATTGAGCAGGTCAATTTTGACAAGCACTATGACCTGGTGGGAATCTCCTGTATGACTGCAGCAGCTCCTCGAGCTTACCAGCTCTCTTCGGTTTTCCGGGAAAAGGGTGCTAAGGTGGTTTTGGGGGGGATTCATCCTACAGTTATGCCCCAGGAAGCGATCACCCATTGCGATTGTGTAGTCATAGGTGAGGCGGAAGGATGTTGGAGCGAGCTCTTAGAAGATTTCAGACAGAATCGGTTAAAGAAGTTTTACCGATCTTTCGATTTTGACTTAGCCAAATTCCCCATACCCAAGCTGAACCACAATCACACTCCCTTTCATGTGAGCCCCATCCTCTGCACCAGAGGTTGTCCCTATGATTGCGAATTCTGTTCGGTTACTGGCCTTTATGGAAAAAAGTTTAGGCACCGTCTGATTCCAGACATTGTGAAGGAAATAGCTACAAGAGGTGGCAAGAAATTCTTCTTTTTAGATGACAACATCATAGGGGATGTTAAATTTGCCAAGGAGTTATTCACCGCTCTTTCGGATTTGAGAATTCGCTGGGTCGGTCAGGCATCCATATCCTTGGTCAAGGATAAAGCTTTGCTGGAGCTGGCGGAAAAATCCGGCTGTGCCGGTTTGTTTATCGGAATAGAGTCAGTTTCCTCTCATAATCTAAAGAGGCTCCGTAAATCTCCGAATAATGCTGAAGAATATAGCCAGGCTATCAAGATCATCCAGGATCAGGGGATTTTGTTCGATGCGTCATTAGTGTTCGGCTTTGATGATGATGATAAAAGCATATTCGAGAAGACCCTGGACTTTCTTGATAAAAACAGAGTCGCCATTGCTACTTTCAATATTTTGACCCCCTATCCGGGTACAGCCATCTTCGAGAGATTCAAGAAAGAAGGAAGGCTTTTAAGTCAGAACTGGCAGGACTATAACCACAGAACTGTGGTTTTCAGACCAAAAAATATGAGCCCGGAAGAGCTGGCCGAAGGTTTTCTCTGGTCAGGAAGGAATTTTTATACCAAAGCTTCAATATTCACCAGATTTTTTCATAACTTTACTCATCCGCTGATCTATTTTTCTGTTAACTGGGGGATCCGGAATGGTTTTAAAAATAAAAAAGTCGAAGATTTCCTGCCGCACCCCAGCCTCATAGGTCCGGTGCCCTGCGCACCTGACACTAAGATTTTAAGTTGA